The following proteins are co-located in the Delphinus delphis chromosome 5, mDelDel1.2, whole genome shotgun sequence genome:
- the NKX1-1 gene encoding NK1 transcription factor-related protein 1, whose translation MSASGPAATGDGPALPPPPAGPAPPAPAAAAARDAMDGRAELPAFPRAGAPPLAASDTVPAAPEGAGAARPGPPPRPTSFSVLDILDPNKFNSRRRRCVLLGPVAPAACAPAPAAPGRPPRSEEPERRALAAAGGAGAGTGAEPPHAGDSCKADEAEANGYSSDGGRSPSADSGDEAPDDEDEAPEAGAARGAEARGGGSGLGARGSGCQGEAEAPPGAVDEAAVPGPRGNSPGAPGPPGASAAPGDAGTTPQGAATATKPKRKRTGSDSKSGKPRRARTAFTYEQLVALENKFKATRYLSVCERLNLALSLSLTETQVKIWFQNRRTKWKKQNPGADTSAPTGGGGGPGPGSGPGAGLPGGLSPLSPSPPMGAPIAMHGPAGYPAHGPGGLVCAAQLPFLSSPAVLSPFVLGSQTYGAPAFYAPHL comes from the exons ATGAGCGCGAGCGGCCCGGCGGCTACCGGGGACGGCCccgcgctgccgccgccgccggcggGGCCCGCACCgcccgcgcccgccgccgccgccgcccgggacGCCATGGACGGGCGCGCTGAGCTGCCCGCCTTCCCGCGGGCCGGAGCCCCGCCGCTCGCCGCCAGCGACACGGTGCCCGCGGCGCCCGAGGGGGCTGgggcggcccggcccggcccgccgCCGCGCCCCACCTCCTTCTCGGTGCTGGACATCCTGGACCCCAACAAGTTCAACAGCAGAAGACGCCGctgtgtgctgctgggccccgTGGCGCCCGCGGCGTGCGCCCCGGCCCCCGCCGCCCCGGGACGCCCGCCGCGCTCAGAGGAGCCGGAGCGCCGTGCCCTCGCCGCCGCCGGAGGAGCTGGAGCCGGTACCGGAGCTGAGCCGCCGC ACGCCGGCGACTCCTGCAAGGCGGACGAGGCCGAGGCCAACGGCTACAGCAGCGACGGTGGCCGCAGCCCGAGCGCGGACAGCGGGGACGAGGCGCCCGACGACGAGGACGAGGCGCCCGAGGCGGGGGCGGCGCGCGGCGCTGAGGCGCGGGGAGGCGGCAGCGGCCTCGGGGCCCGCGGGTCGGGCTGCCAGGGCGAGGCCGAGGCGCCCCCAGGCGCTGTCGATGAGGCCGCTGTCCCCGGCCCCCGTGGGAACTCGCCCGGAGCCCCGGGTCCGCCGGGAGCCTCGGCGGCGCCCGGGGACGCGGGGACGACCCCGCAGGGCGCGGCGACGGCGACGAAGCCCAAGCGGAAGCGCACAGGCTCCGACTCCAAGTCCGGGAAGCCGCGGCGCGCGCGCACCGCCTTCACCTACGAGCAGCTCGTGGCGCTGGAGAACAAGTTCAAGGCGACGCGCTACCTGTCGGTGTGCGAGCGCCTCAACCTGGCGCTGTCGCTGAGCCTCACCGAGACGCAGGTGAAGATCTGGTTCCAGAACCGCCGCACCAAGTGGAAGAAGCAGAACCCGGGCGCCGATACCAGCGCGCCGACAGGCGGCGGAGGGGGACCGGGGCCGGGTTCCGGGCCGGGTGCGGGGCTGCCCGGTGGCCTCAGCCCGCTCAGCCCGTCGCCGCCCATGGGCGCGCCGATCGCCATGCACGGCCCGGCCGGGTACCCGGCGCACGGCCCCGGCGGCCTGGTGTGCGCCGCGCAGCTGCCCTTCCTGTCGAGCCCGGCGGTGCTGTCGCCCTTCGTGCTGGGCTCGCAGACCTACGGCGCGCCCGCCTTCTACGCGCCGCACCTCTGA